One Stenotrophomonas sp. SAU14A_NAIMI4_5 DNA segment encodes these proteins:
- a CDS encoding cytochrome c oxidase assembly factor Coa1 family protein, which produces MHLPPPIPGHRAASPGWWRRHWRWAMPLSVVLFLGALCGMIAWSVLRWSEAAHESPPMREAMRRAACSIELVQVLGEPLRAEAMPLGSMQTAYDGRRDVALTVALDGPQGQGRLFVTGIRRDDVWDYPVMYVLGEDKQTFDLTALDDAEAAGECALQACRERGDCPLTLAL; this is translated from the coding sequence ATGCATCTGCCACCGCCGATCCCCGGCCACCGCGCTGCCAGCCCTGGCTGGTGGCGCCGTCACTGGCGCTGGGCCATGCCGCTGTCGGTGGTGTTGTTCCTGGGCGCGCTGTGCGGCATGATCGCCTGGAGCGTGCTGCGCTGGAGCGAGGCCGCACACGAAAGCCCGCCGATGCGCGAAGCAATGCGCCGCGCCGCCTGCAGCATCGAACTGGTGCAGGTGCTCGGTGAGCCGCTGCGTGCCGAGGCGATGCCGCTGGGCAGCATGCAGACGGCCTACGACGGCCGGCGCGATGTCGCCCTCACCGTGGCCCTGGATGGGCCGCAGGGGCAGGGGCGGTTGTTCGTGACCGGCATCCGCCGCGACGACGTGTGGGACTACCCGGTGATGTACGTGCTGGGCGAGGACAAGCAGACCTTCGACCTGACCGCGCTGGATGATGCAGAAGCTGCAGGCGAATGCGCGCTGCAGGCGTGTCGCGAGCGCGGCGACTGCCCCCTCACCCTGGCCTTGTGA
- a CDS encoding DUF6531 domain-containing protein, whose amino-acid sequence SLMSYTTRQSPRQCLAMKGNPCNAATGEKVQHEPELDLPWIQLMRHYHSKSAVAGGGFGSNWTHSHNIRIANGLVTSYVPAVVGLIDEDGSHVAFQQKTNYYLATDGSGDRADRTNDGWIVSRRGELLRFNRMGLLQRREFEDGTTLAYAYDGAGRLKEIRHSTGRTLEFAYADATDEKIAAMTISGVPYAQYTYGAHGQLVSVTHADGLSRTYHYEDARFPWYLTGVTPEDGRRFSWFGYDDKGRVTCSRHDAGCN is encoded by the coding sequence GATCGCTCATGTCCTACACCACCCGACAGTCGCCCAGGCAGTGCCTGGCCATGAAAGGCAACCCCTGCAACGCCGCAACGGGGGAGAAAGTGCAGCACGAACCAGAACTCGACCTGCCCTGGATCCAGCTGATGCGGCACTACCATTCGAAGTCGGCGGTGGCCGGCGGCGGCTTCGGGTCCAACTGGACCCACTCCCACAACATCCGCATCGCCAACGGCCTGGTCACTTCGTACGTTCCAGCGGTGGTTGGCCTCATCGATGAAGACGGCAGCCACGTCGCCTTCCAGCAGAAGACCAATTATTACCTGGCGACAGACGGAAGTGGTGATCGTGCGGACCGCACCAATGATGGCTGGATTGTCAGCAGGCGCGGTGAACTCCTGCGATTCAATCGAATGGGGCTGCTCCAGCGGCGTGAATTCGAAGACGGTACGACACTGGCCTATGCCTACGATGGTGCGGGCCGGCTGAAGGAGATCAGGCACTCCACGGGCCGCACGCTTGAGTTCGCATACGCAGATGCCACCGACGAGAAGATCGCGGCGATGACGATCAGTGGGGTGCCCTATGCGCAGTACACCTACGGTGCGCATGGGCAGCTTGTCAGCGTCACCCACGCTGATGGGCTGTCGCGGACCTATCACTATGAAGACGCCCGTTTCCCCTGGTACCTGACCGGCGTCACCCCGGAGGACGGTCGCCGCTTCAGCTGGTTCGGCTATGACGACAAGGGCAGGGTGACGTGCAGCCGGCATGATGCCGGTTGCAATTGA
- a CDS encoding S9 family peptidase → MRHLFASLALMLATTTAAHAEKLTLEAITGPLPLSGPTLMKPKVAPDGSRVTFLRGKDSDRNQLDLWSYDIGSGQTRLLVDSKVVLPGTETLSDEEKARRERQRIAAMTGIVDYQWSPDAQRLLFPLGGELYLYDLKQQGAAAVRQLTHGEGFATDAKLSPKGGFVSFIRGRNLWVIDLASGKQLQLTTDGSATIGNGVAEFVADEEMDRHTGYWWAPDDSAIAFARIDEAPVPVQKRYEVYADRTDVVEQRYPAAGDANVRVQLGVIAPTAAATPRWIDLGKEQDIYLARVDWRDAKRVTYQRQSRDQKLLDLVEVDLAANGTRMLAHETSPTWVPLHNSLRFLDDGSVLWSSERTGFQHLYRIDAKGKTTALTHGDWSVDELLAVDEKAGKAYFRAGIDSARESQIYAVSLQGGQPQRLSQAPGMHTASFARNASVYVDTWSNSTTPPQIELFRANGEKIATLLENDLADPKHPYARYRDAQRPIEFGTLTAADGKTPLNYSIIKPAGFDPSKRYPVAVYVYGGPASQTVTDSWPGRGDHLFNQYLAQQGYVVFSLDNRGTPRRGRDFGGALYGKQGTVEVADQLRGVAWLKQQPWVDPARIGVQGWSNGGYMTLMLLAKASDSYACGVAGAPVTDWGLYDSHYTERYMDLPKRNEAGYREARVLTHIEGLRSPLLLIHGMADDNVLFTNSTSLMSALQKRGQPFELMTYPGAKHGLSGADALHRYRVAEAFLDRCLKP, encoded by the coding sequence CGACCGCAACCAGCTGGACCTGTGGAGCTACGACATCGGCAGCGGCCAGACCCGCCTGCTGGTCGATTCGAAGGTGGTGCTGCCCGGCACCGAAACCCTCAGCGATGAAGAGAAGGCCCGCCGCGAGCGCCAGCGCATCGCCGCGATGACCGGCATCGTCGATTACCAGTGGTCGCCGGACGCGCAGCGCCTGCTGTTCCCGCTGGGCGGCGAGCTGTACCTGTACGACCTGAAGCAGCAGGGCGCAGCGGCCGTGCGCCAGCTGACCCACGGCGAAGGCTTCGCCACCGATGCCAAGCTGTCGCCCAAGGGCGGCTTCGTCAGCTTCATCCGCGGCCGCAACCTGTGGGTGATCGACCTGGCCAGCGGCAAGCAGCTGCAGCTGACCACCGACGGCAGCGCGACCATCGGCAACGGCGTGGCCGAGTTTGTCGCCGATGAGGAAATGGACCGCCACACCGGCTACTGGTGGGCGCCGGATGATTCGGCCATTGCCTTCGCCCGTATCGACGAAGCGCCGGTGCCGGTGCAGAAGCGCTACGAGGTCTATGCCGACCGCACCGATGTGGTCGAACAGCGCTACCCGGCTGCCGGCGATGCCAACGTGCGCGTGCAGCTGGGCGTGATCGCGCCGACCGCCGCCGCCACGCCGCGCTGGATCGACCTCGGCAAGGAACAGGACATCTACCTGGCCCGCGTCGACTGGCGCGATGCCAAGCGCGTCACCTACCAGCGCCAGTCGCGCGACCAGAAGCTGCTGGACCTGGTGGAAGTGGACCTGGCTGCCAACGGCACGCGCATGCTGGCGCACGAGACCAGCCCGACCTGGGTGCCGCTGCACAACAGCCTGCGTTTCCTCGATGACGGCAGCGTGCTGTGGTCGTCCGAGCGCACCGGTTTCCAGCATCTGTACCGCATCGATGCCAAGGGCAAGACCACCGCGCTGACCCACGGTGACTGGTCGGTGGATGAGCTGCTGGCCGTCGACGAAAAGGCCGGCAAGGCCTACTTCCGTGCCGGCATCGATTCGGCGCGCGAAAGCCAGATCTACGCCGTGTCGCTGCAGGGTGGCCAGCCGCAGCGCCTGTCCCAGGCGCCGGGCATGCACACCGCCAGCTTCGCGCGCAACGCCAGCGTCTACGTAGACACCTGGTCCAACAGCACCACGCCGCCGCAGATCGAACTGTTCCGTGCCAACGGCGAGAAGATCGCCACCCTGCTCGAGAACGACCTGGCCGATCCCAAGCACCCGTATGCGCGTTACCGCGATGCGCAGCGCCCGATCGAGTTCGGCACGCTCACTGCCGCCGACGGCAAGACCCCGCTGAACTACAGCATCATCAAGCCTGCAGGCTTCGACCCGTCCAAGCGCTACCCGGTGGCCGTGTACGTGTATGGCGGCCCGGCCAGCCAGACCGTCACCGACAGCTGGCCCGGCCGCGGCGACCACCTGTTCAACCAGTACCTGGCGCAGCAGGGCTACGTGGTGTTCTCGCTGGACAACCGCGGCACCCCGCGTCGCGGTCGCGATTTCGGCGGCGCGCTGTACGGCAAGCAGGGCACGGTGGAAGTGGCCGATCAGCTGCGTGGCGTGGCCTGGCTGAAGCAGCAGCCGTGGGTGGACCCGGCGCGCATCGGCGTGCAGGGCTGGTCCAACGGCGGCTACATGACACTGATGCTGCTGGCCAAGGCGTCGGACAGCTATGCCTGCGGCGTGGCCGGCGCACCGGTCACCGACTGGGGCCTGTACGACAGCCACTACACCGAACGCTACATGGACCTGCCCAAGCGCAATGAAGCCGGCTACCGCGAAGCGCGCGTGCTCACCCACATCGAGGGCCTGCGTTCGCCGCTGCTGCTGATCCACGGCATGGCCGACGACAACGTGCTGTTCACCAATTCGACCAGCCTGATGAGCGCGCTGCAGAAGCGTGGCCAGCCGTTTGAACTGATGACCTACCCCGGCGCCAAGCACGGCCTGTCCGGTGCCGATGCACTGCACCGCTACCGCGTCGCCGAGGCCTTCCTGGACCGCTGCCTGAAGCCCTGA